A window of Ictidomys tridecemlineatus isolate mIctTri1 chromosome 15, mIctTri1.hap1, whole genome shotgun sequence contains these coding sequences:
- the LOC101970811 gene encoding vomeronasal type-1 receptor 4 has product MAASDVAVGIIFLAQTVVGALGNSSLLLHYLVLDFTGFKVRHTDLILQHLIVANLLTLLCRGVPQTVAAFGMKGFLSDAGCKLLFYLHRVGRGVSIGSTCLLSVFQAIKNSPGYSSCSELKLNIPKYIGSSIYLSWILYLFVNVVFLMYMTGRRSNKNITILKDFGYCSGVRHGTTTDSLYAALLTFPDVLCVGLMLWASSSMVLILHRHKQRMQHLHKTSSLKSSPESRATKTILLLVSTFVSFYILSCIFQVILSVFYNPNWFVVSTAAIISGCFPAVSPFLLMSRDSSASRIHSAWVQNWKNASHMTKIYII; this is encoded by the coding sequence ATGGCAGCCAGTGATGTGGCTGTAGGCATCATCTTCCTGGCACAGACTGTGGTTGGAGCTCTGGGcaattcctctcttctcctccattACCTGGTCCTTGACTTCACTGGGTTCAAGGTAAGACACACAGACTTGATTCTTCAGCACTTGATTGTGGCCAACTTGTTAACTCTCCTGTGTAGAGGAGTTCCCCAGACAGTGGCAGCTTTTGGAATGAAAGGTTTCCTCAGTGATGCTGGATGCAAGCTGCTTTTCTATCTTCACAGGGTGGGCAGGGGTGTGTCCATTGGCAGCACCTGCCTCCTGAGTGTCTTCCAGGCAATTAAGAACAGCCCTGGATACTCCAGCTGTTCAGAGCTTAAACTAAATATTCCCAAGTATATTGGCTCCTCCATATACCTGAGCTGGATCCTGTACCTCTTCGTAAatgttgtttttcttatgtaCATGACTGGGAGAAGAAGCAATAAAAACATCACAATACTAaaagattttggatactgttcTGGTGTTCGTCATGGCACAACCACAGACTCACTGTATGCAGCATTGCTAACCTTCCCTGATGTCCTGTGTGTGGGGCTCATGCTCTGGGCCAGCAGCTCCATGGTGCTCATCCTGCACAGGCACAAGCAAAGAATGCAGCACCTTCATAAAACCAGCTCTCTCAAGTCCTCCCCTGAGTCCAGAGCCACCAAAACCATCCTTCTTTTGGTGAGCACCTTTGTCTCTTTTTACATACTTTCCTGTATATTCCAagttattttatctgttttttataATCCCAACTGGTTTGTGGTGAGCACGGCTGCAATCATCTCTGGGTGTTTCCCAGCTGTCAGCCCCTTTCTGCTCATGAGCAGAGACTCCAGTGCATCAAGGATCCACTCTGCCTGGGTGCAGAATTGGAAGAATGCCAGTCATATGACAAAAATATACATCATTTAG
- the LOC144371102 gene encoding vomeronasal type-1 receptor 4-like: MASRNVAIGLMFLSQVAVGILGNFCLIYDYLVHSYNDCALRSTDMIIKHLMIANSLVILSKGIPQTIAAFGLKNFLSDFGCKLILYIQRVGKSVSIFITCLLSVIQNITISPMNSCWKDLKGKAPKYIGFSISLCWILYMVVNSIFPLYVLSKWNSKNVTEKRDLGYCSSAGHDKITDSLYPALFVFPEVVFSMLMIWSSGSMVLLLHRHKQRVQHIHRIKVSPRTSPESRATQRILVLVSTFVTFHTLSSLLSVHIALFSKPTGWLVNTNELISVCFPMVSPFILMNHESTACTLSRLCFVCIKTTKSCWVLWKTSIIPGTWKTKTKELQVEGQAQLFSSTLCQK; this comes from the coding sequence ATGGCCTCCAGGAATGTGGCAATAGGACTGATGTTCTTATCACAGGTTGCTGTTGGAATTCTGGGAAATTTCTGTCTGATTTATGATTATTTAGTCCATTCCTACAATGACTGTGCATTGAGGTCCACAGATATGATTATCAAGCACCTGATGATAGCCAATTCCTTGGTCATTCTCTCTAAAGGAATTCCACAGACAATCGCAGCTTTTGGCTTGAAAAATTTTCTTAGTGATTTCGGATGCAAACTTATTTTGTATATTCAGCGAGTGGGCAAGAGTGTGTCCATTTTCATCACCTGCCTCTTGAGTGTCATCCAGAACATCACCATCAGCCCCATGAACTCCTGTTGGAAGGATCTCAAAGGAAAAGCTCCAAAGTACATTGGCTTCTCCATTTCCCTCTGCTGGATCCTGTACATGGTGGTGaattccatttttcctctctatGTGCTTAGCAAATGGAACAGCAAAAATgtgacagagaaaagagatttggGGTACTGTTCTTCTGCAGGTCATGACAAAATCACAGACTCATTATATCCAGCATTGTTTGTATTTCCTGAGGTTGTCTTTTCCATGCTCATGATCTGGTCCAGTGGCTCCATGGTTCTCCTTCTTCACAGGCACAAGCAGAGGGTTCAGCACATTCACAGAATCAAAGTTTCTCCCAGAACCTCCCCTGAGTCCAGAGCCACCCAGAGAATCCTTGTCCTGGTGAGCACCTTTGTGACTTTCCACACCCTCTCCTCCCTATTAAGTGTTCATATTGCTCTATTTTCCAAACCTACAGGGTGGTTGGTGAACACCAATGAGCTGATATCAGTGTGTTTTCCCATGGTCAGCCCCTTTATTCTCATGAACCATGAGTCCACTGCCTGCACTCTATCCAGGCTCTGCTTTGTTTGCATAAAAACCACAAAATCTTGCTGGGTGCTGTGGAAAACATCTATTATCCCAGGAACCTGGAAGACTAAGACCAAAGAATTACAAGTTGAAGGCCAGGCTCAACTATTTAGCAGCACCCTGTGTCAAAAATAA